Part of the Mycolicibacterium thermoresistibile genome, CCGGTGAGGATGCCGACCCGGCGGCCCTCGATCGGCCAGGTGCTGCCGAGCTGCGACAGCGCCGGGCTGAGCGTCTCCGGATCCACCGGCGGCACGCTCGGCCTCGGCGCCTCCAGCCCCAGCGCCGCCGCGACGGTGGCACACAGTTCGGCGTCGATGTTGGCCAGCACCGCGAGCGCCCGCTCCTTGATCGTCTGCTCGTAGCATTTTCCGATCTCGAAACTGAACGCGGCGGCCACGTGGGCCTGTTCGACCGGGTGCAGGCTGCGGTAGAACAGCGTGGCCTGGCTGAAGTGATCGTCGAAGGTCGCCGGGTTGGCCCGCCGTTTCGCCGAGGCCGGCAGCGGATGCGGCGCCTCGATGAACGCGCCGGTCTCCGCCGACGCCATGAACGGACACCCGCCGTCCAGTGAATTCGGTTGGTAGGGAGCCACTCCGGCATGGACCCCGTGCTGGTGGAAGCCGTCCCGGAGCATGTCGTTGACCGGGGCGTGCGGACGGTTGATCGGGATCTGCGCGAAGTTCGGCCCGCCGAGCCGCAGCAGCTGGGTGTCCAGGTACGAGAACAACCGGGCCTGCATCAGCGGGTCGTCGGTGATGTCGATGCCGGGCACCAGGTGACCGGGGTGGAAAGCCACCTGCTCGGTTTCGGCGAAGAAGTTCGTGACGTTGCGGTTGAGCTGCAGGGTACCGATGATCTGCACCGGGGCGAGTTCCTCGGGCACGATCTTGGTCGGATCGAGCAGGTCGATGCCTTCGAACATCTGCTCCGGATTGTCCGGGAACACCTGCACGCCGAGGTCCCATTCCGGAAAGGCCCCGGCCTCGATCGCGTCGGCGAGGTCACGACGGTGGAAGTCCGGATCCACCCCGCCGATGATCTGGGCCTCCTCCCAGATCAGCGAGTGCACCCCGAGGCGCGGCTTCCAGTGGAATTTCACCAGTGAGGTCGTCTCGTCCGGTGCGATGAGCCGGAAGGTGTTGACGCCGAACCCCTCCATCGTCCGGTAGGAGCGCGGGATGCCCCGGTCGGACATGGCCCACATGGTGTGCGCCGCCGACTCGGTGTGCAGGGAGAAGAAGTCCCAGAACGTGTCGTGGGCGGTCTGCGCCTGCGGGATCTCCCGGTCCGGATGCGGTTTGGCGGCGTGCACGACGTCGGGGAACTTGATGCCGTCCTGGATGAAGAACACCGGGATGTTGTTACCGACCAGATCGAAGGTGCCCTGGCCGGTGTAGAACTTGGTGGCGAAGCCGCGGGTGTCGCGGGCGGTGTCCATCGATCCGCGGTTGCCGATCACCGTCGAGAACCGCACGAAGACCTCGGTCTCTACGCCGGACTTCAGAAACTCTGCCTTGCAGATCTTCTCGGCCGCGCCGTTGGCGCGGAACACGCCGTGCGCGCCGGCGCCGCGGGCGTGCACGACCCGCTCCGGGATGCGCTCATGGTCGAAGTGGGTGATCTTCTCGCGGAAGTGGTGGTCCTGCAGCAGGGTGGGTCCGCGGTCGCCGGCCTTCAGCGAGTGGTCGGTGTCGTAGAGACGGGCGCCCTGCGCGGTGGTCAGGTACCGACCCTGCTGCGCCCGGGTGTCGGCCGGCCCGTCCGCCGGGGTCCCGGTGGCGCTGCGCAGTTCGGGTGCGCCCTGATCGGGCTTGGGTGGCAACGGTGGCCGCGGCTCGGTGGGCTCCTCGAAGGACGGCGGCTGCGGGGCCGGCGCTCCGGCCAGATCGGGGCGGACCCGTTTGCCCTGTTCGGCCCGGCCCTCGTCGACGAGGTCGTCGCGGCCGGTCACCGCTCCCACGACTTCTTTGGCCATTCCCTTGGCCTGTTTGAGTGCGTCTTTGGGCGCGTTGCTGTCAGCCATCGGATCCTTACCTTTCTTGGAGGGTGTTCGGGGCCGCTGGCCTTAGGCTTCGATTCACCCAGGGACAGCGGGTATGGCTTTCATTGGTCAGCCCTTGATGGCCGAGGAGGATTGGCCGCCCGCTGTCCCGCGACGACTCGACCGCTAA contains:
- a CDS encoding catalase; the encoded protein is MADSNAPKDALKQAKGMAKEVVGAVTGRDDLVDEGRAEQGKRVRPDLAGAPAPQPPSFEEPTEPRPPLPPKPDQGAPELRSATGTPADGPADTRAQQGRYLTTAQGARLYDTDHSLKAGDRGPTLLQDHHFREKITHFDHERIPERVVHARGAGAHGVFRANGAAEKICKAEFLKSGVETEVFVRFSTVIGNRGSMDTARDTRGFATKFYTGQGTFDLVGNNIPVFFIQDGIKFPDVVHAAKPHPDREIPQAQTAHDTFWDFFSLHTESAAHTMWAMSDRGIPRSYRTMEGFGVNTFRLIAPDETTSLVKFHWKPRLGVHSLIWEEAQIIGGVDPDFHRRDLADAIEAGAFPEWDLGVQVFPDNPEQMFEGIDLLDPTKIVPEELAPVQIIGTLQLNRNVTNFFAETEQVAFHPGHLVPGIDITDDPLMQARLFSYLDTQLLRLGGPNFAQIPINRPHAPVNDMLRDGFHQHGVHAGVAPYQPNSLDGGCPFMASAETGAFIEAPHPLPASAKRRANPATFDDHFSQATLFYRSLHPVEQAHVAAAFSFEIGKCYEQTIKERALAVLANIDAELCATVAAALGLEAPRPSVPPVDPETLSPALSQLGSTWPIEGRRVGILTGPDTDVAAVATLVEALLAADLVPHVTAVHGGELGNGEVSVPVSRTYLTGRSVEFDAIVVAGSPADMRARIMVDESYRHLKPVAVLPAGENLVTAAGVPVDTAGVALESDPARAASTLITALGAHRVWDRPVRN